A window of Thermoanaerobaculia bacterium genomic DNA:
AGATCGCGATGACGTCTCCGATGCGCTTGACCGGCCGGAAATTGGAAACGTGCACGAGCAGCGCCTCGCCGGGCCGCCGGAAGCCGCGGGCCCACTCCGACGCGCCGTCCGGGCGGTAACGGTCGCCGTCGACGAAGTTCGGGACCACGTCGATCGGGTTGCGGACTCCGAACTGCGTCACGGTCACGTCGGCGAGATAGCGGGAGACCGCGGTGACGGCGTCGCTCTTCTCGATCGCGAACCGGGTGATCGGCAGATACGACTGGTCCTGTCCGACGAGGGTGATGTCCGTGCCGTGGAGCGTGGTCACGACGGCGAGCCGGGCGCCGGCGCTCTCGCGCATCTGTTTGGCGAGGATCGCCGAGATCGCGTGGGGCAGCGCGTAATGGACGTGCAGGAGGTCGAGCGGGGTGTGCTCGGCGACGTCGGCCATCTTGGTCGCGAGCGCGAGCGTGTAGGGCGGAGAGAGGAAGAGCGGATAGCTCGGCGCCGACACCTGGTGGTACGTGACACCCGGCACGAAGTCGGGAAGGCGGTGCGGGCGCTCGTAGGAGAGCATATGGATGTCGTGTCCGCGGGCGGCCAGCGCGAGCGCGAGCTCGGTCGCGACGACCCCGCTCCCGCCAAAGGTCGGATAGCAGGCGATGCCGATCCTCATGGCAGCGCCCGGTTTCGGGAAGTCGCCGGACGGCCGGCCGAAAAGCTCGCGTCTTCGATCATTCCGCTGCTCAGAACCCCGGCTCGAAGCCCTCGAACGCGGCGACGA
This region includes:
- the bshA gene encoding N-acetyl-alpha-D-glucosaminyl L-malate synthase BshA, whose translation is MRIGIACYPTFGGSGVVATELALALAARGHDIHMLSYERPHRLPDFVPGVTYHQVSAPSYPLFLSPPYTLALATKMADVAEHTPLDLLHVHYALPHAISAILAKQMRESAGARLAVVTTLHGTDITLVGQDQSYLPITRFAIEKSDAVTAVSRYLADVTVTQFGVRNPIDVVPNFVDGDRYRPDGASEWARGFRRPGEALLVHVSNFRPVKRIGDVIAIFDRVLAKMPARLLLVGDGPDRALAERTCREMKICDRVHFLGNVTAVETLLPVCDLLLLTSDRESFGLSALEAMACGVPVIGTDAGGLPEVVESGTSGFLRPIGDVEGMSADALSILADPDRKRQFSEAARRRAVEQFPEARAVAQYLDVYARALGG